TTGACAGCGGTTTTATTAAAGCGAATCAATTTTCTTCTTAACATTATTCAATAAGTTTTCACACTGTTCAATTAAGGATTTTGGGAAACTTTCACCTTCACCATATTCAACACCATGAGGATAATAATGCTTTCCTAGTACTGGTGTTAACAGCTTTATCATTGCATGACGACTACCTACGTCACCCTCTACTGCATAGCCTTGCACTCTTAAATAATAAACTTCATTTTTAAACTCAAATTTACGGTCATATGTAACTCGTTCATAATCCCATTGACCTGCTAAAACAAGTCCATTTTCCTTCATAACATCATTTAACCGTGCTAACTCCACTGATTTTTCTTGAATTCCAACTGCTTCAAGTTTCATTATGTATTTCCCTCCATTATCTTTGAAAAAGATAAGTTTACTCTTGTTAATAATAGTATGAAATTGAGCAAGTTGCAATGCGAAGTTATTACATTACGTATTTAACGTGTTTTGAATTAGTGTTATAAAAAAGCACCATCATATCCGTTGTAGCAATTGTTCCTAAATTAGGAGAGTAACATGTAAAGGCTCAACAACCATCGTTTTAATGA
This region of Bacillus sp. SM2101 genomic DNA includes:
- a CDS encoding YugN family protein: MKLEAVGIQEKSVELARLNDVMKENGLVLAGQWDYERVTYDRKFEFKNEVYYLRVQGYAVEGDVGSRHAMIKLLTPVLGKHYYPHGVEYGEGESFPKSLIEQCENLLNNVKKKIDSL